A section of the Candidatus Limnocylindrales bacterium genome encodes:
- a CDS encoding AarF/ABC1/UbiB kinase family protein: MPVRTRRFLRVARLVVSVYADYKARQIHGRITGGSAQADWYDHQHERAARRLRDAAVDMEGLLIKVCQFMGSRADVLPPSFIRVLGELHDRVPPRPFGQIRPHIEASLGRPLEQCYATVDETPVASASLAQVHRGRTTDGRDVAIKVQYPDIDRVVATDLANFSFFVHLLVRIERNFDLRIVLEEVKNLIPLELDFVREAANARRFAADFAGDPSVRFPVPIAELTSRHVLTMDFIEGVKITDLDALAALGIDKHEVAELLTRVCVRQILEHGFFHGDPHPGNLLIRKEPTGIQLVVLDLGLAKAFTPELRDGIIRLTVAIIGKDPHATGEAFRALGFRLRDGGDDTFVALGELFLGQALQSGRAYANMEMVDRIQTELLAAIRANPIVRAPSDLMLVLRVMGLLSGIGKTLDSQVNPLAAILPFLGASGTK, from the coding sequence TTGCCGGTACGTACGCGGCGCTTCCTGCGTGTCGCGCGGCTCGTCGTGTCCGTCTACGCCGATTACAAGGCGCGCCAGATTCACGGCCGGATCACCGGCGGCAGCGCGCAAGCCGACTGGTACGACCATCAGCACGAGCGCGCCGCGCGCCGGCTGCGCGACGCCGCCGTCGACATGGAAGGCCTGCTGATCAAGGTCTGCCAGTTCATGGGCAGCCGCGCCGACGTGCTGCCGCCGAGCTTCATCCGTGTGCTCGGCGAGCTGCACGATCGCGTGCCGCCGCGTCCGTTCGGCCAGATCCGCCCGCACATCGAGGCGAGCCTCGGACGCCCGCTCGAGCAGTGTTACGCAACGGTCGACGAGACTCCGGTCGCATCGGCATCGCTCGCGCAAGTGCATCGCGGACGCACGACGGACGGTCGCGACGTGGCGATCAAGGTGCAGTACCCCGACATCGACCGGGTAGTCGCGACCGACCTCGCGAACTTTTCGTTCTTCGTGCACCTGCTCGTGCGCATCGAGCGCAACTTCGACCTGCGCATCGTGCTCGAGGAAGTGAAGAACCTGATTCCGCTCGAGCTCGACTTCGTGCGCGAAGCCGCCAACGCCCGCCGTTTCGCCGCAGATTTTGCCGGAGATCCTTCGGTGCGCTTTCCGGTCCCGATCGCCGAGCTCACGTCACGCCACGTGCTGACGATGGACTTCATCGAAGGAGTCAAGATCACCGATCTCGATGCGCTGGCCGCGCTCGGCATCGACAAGCACGAGGTCGCCGAGCTGCTCACGCGCGTGTGTGTGCGACAGATCCTCGAGCACGGGTTTTTCCACGGCGATCCGCATCCCGGAAATCTCCTGATCCGCAAGGAACCGACGGGGATCCAGCTCGTCGTGCTCGACCTCGGCCTCGCCAAGGCATTCACGCCGGAGCTTCGCGACGGCATCATCCGGCTCACCGTGGCGATCATCGGCAAGGATCCGCATGCGACCGGTGAAGCGTTCCGTGCGCTCGGATTCCGGCTGCGCGACGGCGGCGACGACACGTTCGTCGCGCTCGGCGAGCTGTTTCTCGGCCAGGCGCTGCAGTCCGGCCGCGCATACGCGAACATGGAAATGGTCGACCGCATCCAGACCGAGCTGCTCGCCGCGATCCGGGCGAACCCGATCGTGCGCGCGCCGTCGGACCTGATGCTGGTGCTGCGCGTGATGGGACTGTTGTCAGGGATCGGAAAGACGCTCGATTCGCAGGTCAATCCGCTTGCGGCGATCCTGCCGTTCCTCGGGGCATCAGGAACGAAGTAG
- the ccsA gene encoding cytochrome c biogenesis protein CcsA, with the protein MAASQIQKWILRVAPLIALPLMLVSLIQIFFWVPTEKTLGFSQRIFYWHVPAATFCYVAFVGAGLASVAFLLSRKVVWDHAAHAAVSVGMVFATIVLGTGSIWAHTAWNTWWTPDSRLTTFLVLWLVFASYVLLRIFARDNEMAPRYAAVLAILGAAIIPLVILATRMFNTIHPQVINNPKGGIDDPRMVTTLLVSLAAFLPLLAWLWAIKFAELRAAAWIELFEGDLAADFHRPGSSPGAAETRNLPR; encoded by the coding sequence ATGGCAGCCTCGCAAATACAGAAGTGGATCCTGCGCGTGGCGCCGCTCATCGCTCTTCCGCTGATGCTCGTCTCGCTCATCCAGATCTTCTTCTGGGTGCCCACCGAAAAAACACTCGGATTCAGCCAGCGGATCTTCTACTGGCACGTGCCGGCGGCCACGTTCTGCTACGTGGCATTCGTCGGCGCCGGGCTCGCGAGCGTCGCGTTCCTGCTGTCGCGAAAAGTTGTCTGGGATCACGCGGCGCACGCCGCGGTATCGGTCGGGATGGTGTTTGCGACGATCGTGCTCGGTACCGGCTCGATCTGGGCGCACACCGCCTGGAACACGTGGTGGACGCCGGATTCCCGACTGACGACGTTCCTGGTGCTGTGGCTCGTGTTCGCATCGTACGTGCTGCTGCGGATCTTCGCGCGCGACAATGAAATGGCGCCGCGCTACGCCGCCGTGCTCGCCATCCTCGGCGCGGCGATCATTCCGCTGGTGATTCTCGCAACCCGCATGTTCAACACCATCCATCCGCAGGTCATCAACAATCCGAAAGGCGGCATCGACGATCCGCGGATGGTGACGACGCTGCTCGTCAGTCTCGCGGCCTTCCTGCCGCTTCTCGCATGGCTGTGGGCGATCAAGTTCGCCGAGCTTCGCGCGGCGGCGTGGATCGAGCTTTTCGAAGGCGATCTGGCCGCCGACTTTCATCGACCGGGCTCATCGCCCGGTGCCGCCGAAACAAGGAACCTACCGCGATGA
- a CDS encoding heme exporter protein CcmB, translated as MLALLWKDLVLEARSRETLPALFVLGLLVLVVFQFALALRPEDSARLGAGILWVAVVFAAVLALGRTFLIERENACIEGLLTSPLDRGTIFLAKLAVNVILLVAFETLLVPAFSLMYGVSLLASPVALVAVLLLGTVGLAAVGTLFALAALGTRAREMVLPLLVLPLQIPLLIAAVQATQLALGGAGAGALGMPGQLLVTFDIVVVTAGWMLFEFVLVD; from the coding sequence GTGCTTGCGCTTTTGTGGAAGGATCTCGTGCTCGAAGCCCGCTCGCGCGAAACGCTGCCGGCGCTGTTCGTGCTCGGCCTGCTCGTGCTGGTGGTCTTCCAGTTCGCGCTTGCGCTCAGGCCGGAGGATTCGGCCCGGCTCGGCGCCGGAATCCTCTGGGTCGCCGTCGTCTTTGCGGCCGTGCTCGCGCTCGGGCGAACGTTTCTCATCGAGCGTGAGAACGCGTGCATTGAAGGACTGCTCACTTCTCCGCTCGACCGCGGCACGATCTTTCTGGCCAAGCTCGCGGTCAACGTGATCCTGCTGGTCGCATTCGAGACGCTTCTCGTACCCGCGTTCTCGCTCATGTACGGAGTTTCCCTGCTGGCAAGTCCCGTCGCGCTGGTCGCGGTGCTGCTGCTCGGGACAGTCGGTCTCGCGGCGGTCGGCACGCTGTTCGCGCTCGCCGCCCTCGGGACACGCGCCCGTGAAATGGTGCTGCCGCTGCTGGTGCTGCCGCTGCAGATCCCGCTTCTGATCGCCGCCGTGCAGGCCACGCAGCTCGCGCTCGGCGGGGCAGGCGCAGGTGCACTCGGCATGCCGGGGCAGCTTCTCGTCACCTTCGACATCGTCGTCGTGACAGCCGGCTGGATGCTGTTCGAATTCGTGCTCGTCGACTGA
- the ccmA gene encoding heme ABC exporter ATP-binding protein CcmA, translating to MTSAATSHAAAGTTAASEESGPAIRIQSLRRRFAAVPVLRGVDLVVTRGECVAIFGANGAGKTTLLRMLAGLLRAESGTVELFGAALPASANLRRRIGYLGHESFLYRDLDARENLAYYGRLFAVHDPSRADAMIARVGLAHASTKLVGTYSRGMLQRLGLARALLHAPDLLLLDEPLTGLDPAGARLLSEILDERRAQGVTIVMATHDIDRALESATRAVILDRGQVAWDSAADGNGVGVPDAAQISARCAEIAAPAGSSR from the coding sequence ATGACGAGCGCTGCGACCAGCCATGCTGCTGCCGGCACCACGGCCGCATCCGAAGAGTCCGGTCCGGCAATCCGCATCCAGTCGTTGCGGCGCCGTTTCGCTGCGGTACCGGTGCTGCGCGGCGTCGATCTCGTGGTCACGCGCGGCGAGTGCGTCGCGATCTTCGGCGCCAACGGCGCCGGCAAGACGACGCTGCTGCGCATGCTGGCCGGCCTCCTGCGCGCGGAGTCCGGCACCGTCGAGCTGTTCGGAGCGGCGCTGCCGGCGAGCGCGAACCTGCGGCGCCGGATCGGTTATCTCGGCCACGAGTCGTTCCTGTATCGCGACCTCGATGCGCGCGAGAACCTTGCGTATTACGGCCGCCTTTTCGCAGTGCACGATCCATCGCGCGCTGACGCAATGATTGCGCGCGTCGGGCTCGCGCATGCAAGCACCAAGCTCGTCGGCACGTATTCGCGCGGTATGCTGCAGCGTCTCGGGCTCGCGCGCGCGCTGCTCCACGCACCCGACCTGTTGCTTCTCGACGAGCCGCTGACCGGCCTCGATCCGGCCGGAGCCCGCCTGCTGAGCGAGATCCTCGACGAACGGCGCGCGCAGGGCGTCACCATCGTCATGGCCACGCACGACATCGATCGTGCGCTCGAGTCGGCCACGCGCGCCGTCATCCTCGACCGCGGGCAGGTCGCGTGGGACAGCGCGGCGGACGGCAATGGCGTCGGCGTACCCGACGCCGCACAAATTTCGGCGCGCTGCGCAGAGATCGCGGCGCCCGCCGGATCATCGAGATAG
- a CDS encoding prenyltransferase, protein MTSRSSVVSNWGAVIATQNLPRGAEMDLVSRWLLIIRASVFPMTLCSGLIGGLLAVHSPDTSFGCFFLALVGLVVAHAANNMINDLFDVIGGVDTAGYVRTVYAPHPILSGLISKQGLIAAILVANVIDLAILVQLVSLRGWPVLVFALSGLFISVFYVAPPLKLKHRGLGEPGVAIVWGPLMIGGTYFVTTGSAPPWVFLASLPYAMLVTTVLFGKHVDKLDSDAAKGIRTLPVILGRERALSWTRAMMAAYFVLVALLVVTGVVSAWCLLVVAAIPRLLETLETFRKPPPDGPPPGYPIWPLWYVAWAFRLNRRAGGLFVLGLLADCLIPLHVSLHP, encoded by the coding sequence ATGACTTCGAGAAGCTCCGTGGTTTCGAACTGGGGCGCCGTGATCGCGACCCAGAATCTGCCGAGAGGCGCCGAGATGGATCTCGTCTCGCGCTGGCTGCTGATCATTCGCGCAAGCGTTTTCCCGATGACGCTGTGCTCGGGCCTGATCGGCGGGCTGCTCGCCGTGCATTCGCCGGATACGAGCTTCGGGTGCTTTTTCCTCGCGCTCGTCGGCCTCGTGGTCGCGCACGCGGCCAACAACATGATCAACGACCTGTTCGACGTGATCGGAGGCGTCGATACGGCCGGTTACGTTCGCACGGTGTACGCGCCGCACCCGATCCTGTCGGGCCTGATCTCGAAGCAGGGGCTGATTGCAGCGATCCTCGTCGCCAACGTCATCGATCTTGCGATCCTCGTCCAGCTCGTCTCGCTGCGCGGGTGGCCGGTGCTCGTGTTCGCGCTGTCGGGCCTGTTCATCAGCGTCTTCTACGTGGCGCCGCCGCTCAAGCTGAAGCACCGCGGCCTCGGCGAGCCCGGCGTTGCGATCGTGTGGGGACCGCTGATGATCGGCGGCACGTACTTCGTGACGACCGGCTCTGCGCCGCCGTGGGTGTTTCTCGCGAGCCTTCCGTACGCGATGCTGGTGACGACCGTGCTGTTCGGGAAGCACGTCGACAAGCTCGATTCCGACGCGGCGAAGGGAATCCGAACGCTGCCGGTCATTCTCGGACGGGAACGTGCGCTGTCGTGGACGCGCGCGATGATGGCGGCGTATTTCGTGCTGGTCGCGCTGCTCGTCGTTACCGGCGTCGTCAGCGCATGGTGCCTGCTCGTGGTCGCCGCAATTCCGCGCCTGCTCGAGACGCTCGAGACGTTCCGAAAGCCGCCGCCGGACGGGCCGCCGCCGGGCTATCCGATCTGGCCGCTGTGGTACGTTGCGTGGGCGTTCCGTCTCAATCGCCGCGCCGGCGGGCTGTTCGTGCTCGGGCTGCTCGCCGATTGCCTGATCCCGCTGCACGTCTCGCTGCATCCGTAG
- a CDS encoding patatin-like phospholipase family protein — MPWHGRCCFDRVLGLVMTAGGARGAYQAGVMRRIAEIPSLRNAPSPFAIITGASAGAINGTALAARAADFGDAGVDVARLWCELTVEKVFRSDIPSLVTTGALLARDFLLGSILGHTVTHGIFDTSPLEAMMEAAFPPHGIADAIRRGQLYAVAVTATSYHSGRSYTFVQGRRGHPVWSKSRRVVLPAVLTHRHVLASSAIPILFPPVRIEEDTGGLWFGDGALRLVAPMSPAIRLGATRILAVGVRSSRAADTLAHEERAPTTADGESGHLACPPLAQVCGVFFNAIFLDHLDADIDHLRRMNTLLANHVPAVHEGAAGEPAAPAVEGMRPIESLVVSPSEDLALIAQRFAHRMPRIVRYVLDGLGIPDAQSADLMSYLLFDGAFTRTLVEIGWRDADARAAEIEDFIRGAEPMAERVTRAPRKLRAVPTVAGEAAERA, encoded by the coding sequence GTGCCGTGGCATGGCCGTTGCTGCTTCGACCGCGTGCTCGGTCTCGTCATGACGGCAGGCGGCGCACGCGGCGCCTACCAGGCCGGCGTAATGCGCCGGATCGCCGAGATTCCGTCGCTGCGCAACGCACCGTCGCCGTTTGCGATCATTACCGGCGCTTCGGCCGGGGCGATCAACGGGACGGCGCTTGCAGCGCGCGCAGCCGACTTCGGCGATGCCGGCGTCGACGTTGCGCGGCTGTGGTGCGAGCTGACCGTCGAGAAGGTTTTCCGCTCCGACATTCCGTCGCTCGTGACCACCGGCGCACTGCTCGCGCGCGATTTCCTGCTTGGCAGCATCCTCGGCCACACGGTCACGCACGGAATCTTCGACACGTCTCCGCTCGAGGCGATGATGGAAGCGGCGTTTCCGCCGCACGGGATCGCCGATGCGATCCGTCGCGGACAGCTCTACGCCGTCGCCGTTACGGCAACGAGCTATCACTCCGGTCGGTCGTATACGTTCGTGCAGGGGCGGCGCGGGCATCCGGTCTGGTCGAAGTCGCGGCGGGTCGTGCTGCCGGCAGTCCTGACGCATCGCCACGTGCTCGCGTCCTCCGCGATCCCGATCCTGTTTCCGCCGGTCCGTATCGAGGAGGACACGGGGGGACTGTGGTTCGGCGATGGCGCGCTTCGCCTCGTTGCGCCGATGAGCCCCGCCATCCGCCTCGGCGCAACGCGTATCCTCGCGGTCGGCGTGCGTTCGTCGAGGGCGGCCGATACGCTCGCGCACGAGGAACGTGCGCCGACCACTGCCGACGGTGAGTCCGGACATCTCGCCTGTCCGCCTCTTGCCCAGGTCTGCGGCGTATTCTTCAACGCGATCTTCCTCGATCATCTCGACGCCGACATCGATCACCTGCGCCGCATGAATACGCTGCTCGCGAATCATGTTCCGGCAGTCCACGAAGGAGCAGCCGGTGAGCCGGCCGCGCCGGCAGTCGAAGGCATGCGGCCGATCGAATCGCTGGTCGTGTCGCCTTCCGAGGATCTCGCGCTGATTGCCCAGCGATTCGCCCACCGGATGCCGCGCATCGTTCGCTACGTTCTCGACGGTCTCGGCATCCCCGACGCGCAGAGCGCCGACCTGATGAGCTATCTTCTGTTCGACGGGGCGTTCACGAGAACGCTCGTCGAAATTGGCTGGCGCGACGCCGATGCGCGCGCGGCCGAAATCGAGGATTTCATCCGCGGCGCCGAGCCGATGGCAGAACGGGTCACGCGCGCACCGCGAAAGCTGCGCGCGGTGCCGACGGTCGCCGGGGAAGCGGCCGAGCGCGCGTAG
- a CDS encoding thiolase family protein, whose protein sequence is MREAVIVASKRTGLAKSYRGSFNATRPDEMASHVIKAALEQVPRLDPKEIEDCILGCGFPEGAQGMNVARVAALGAGLPETVAGTTVNRFCSSGLQAIAMAAHQIINEGANAAIGGGVESITMGQGKMNADGIVSQKVFDMWPGVYMGMGETAEVVAERYNISREDQDAFALRSQQRTAAAQANGIFNDEIAPMQVQFARKGNDGNMVMEDKLVDRDECNRASTTLDALASLPPSFRPTGTVTAGNASQLSDGSSATVLMSADRAKELGIQPLGIYRGFAVAGCRPEEMGIGPVYAVPKLLKRAGLKMSDIDIVELNEAFASQLLYCMRQLEISDEQINPNGGSIAIGHPYGMTGSRMTGHLLYELRRRGGRYGIVTMCIGGGQGMAALFEAC, encoded by the coding sequence ATGCGAGAAGCCGTCATCGTTGCGAGCAAGCGCACCGGCCTGGCCAAGTCGTACCGCGGATCGTTCAATGCGACGCGTCCGGACGAAATGGCGAGCCACGTCATCAAGGCTGCGCTCGAGCAGGTTCCCAGACTGGACCCGAAAGAAATCGAGGACTGCATCCTCGGCTGTGGATTCCCCGAAGGCGCGCAGGGAATGAACGTCGCGCGCGTTGCCGCACTCGGCGCCGGGCTTCCGGAGACCGTGGCGGGGACGACCGTCAACCGCTTCTGCTCGTCGGGCCTGCAGGCGATCGCGATGGCGGCGCACCAGATCATCAACGAAGGCGCCAACGCGGCGATCGGCGGCGGCGTCGAGAGCATCACGATGGGCCAGGGCAAGATGAACGCCGACGGCATCGTCAGCCAGAAAGTGTTCGACATGTGGCCGGGCGTCTACATGGGCATGGGCGAGACTGCCGAGGTCGTGGCCGAGCGCTACAACATCTCGCGCGAGGACCAGGACGCGTTTGCGCTGCGCAGCCAGCAGCGCACTGCCGCTGCGCAGGCGAACGGGATCTTCAACGACGAGATCGCACCGATGCAGGTGCAGTTCGCGCGCAAGGGCAACGACGGGAACATGGTCATGGAGGACAAGCTCGTCGATCGCGACGAGTGCAATCGCGCGAGCACCACGCTCGACGCGCTCGCGTCGCTGCCGCCGTCGTTCCGTCCGACCGGAACCGTTACCGCCGGTAACGCGAGCCAGCTGAGCGACGGCTCTTCGGCAACCGTGCTGATGTCGGCCGATCGCGCGAAAGAGCTCGGCATCCAGCCGCTCGGCATCTACCGCGGCTTTGCCGTCGCCGGATGCCGTCCCGAAGAAATGGGCATCGGACCGGTCTACGCCGTACCGAAGCTTCTCAAGCGCGCAGGCCTGAAGATGTCGGACATCGACATCGTCGAGCTCAACGAAGCGTTCGCGTCGCAGCTTCTCTATTGCATGCGCCAGCTCGAGATCTCGGACGAGCAGATCAACCCGAACGGAGGCTCGATCGCGATCGGCCATCCGTACGGCATGACCGGCTCGCGCATGACGGGACACCTGCTTTACGAGCTCCGCCGTCGCGGCGGACGTTACGGCATCGTGACGATGTGCATCGGCGGCGGGCAGGGAATGGCCGCGCTGTTCGAAGCCTGCTGA